In Xenorhabdus nematophila ATCC 19061, one DNA window encodes the following:
- the istB gene encoding IS21-like element helper ATPase IstB — protein sequence MNSLYEYLTELRLNGFREALRQQLSLPTSYHELSFEERLLLLVEEEITHRRNQKGERLIRQARFRLQGELEALDYRASRGLEKAQVRSLAQAQWLKQHQNLLLTGATGSGKTYFACALGRHYCRQGYTVYYYRVKGLLALCYQSHGDGSYPRLLSKLSRSQLLILDDWGLESLSADQRSDLLEIVDQLYQRGSVLLISQLPIEKWHQMIGDATHADAILDRLVHGSIKVELKGESMRKQGATLTDGDQSI from the coding sequence GTGAACAGTCTTTATGAATACCTCACTGAACTCAGGCTGAACGGCTTTCGGGAAGCGCTTCGCCAGCAGTTATCGCTGCCCACGTCCTATCACGAACTGAGCTTTGAAGAGCGTTTATTGCTGCTGGTTGAAGAAGAAATCACCCATCGGCGAAACCAGAAGGGAGAACGGCTCATCAGGCAGGCTCGCTTCCGGCTTCAGGGCGAACTGGAAGCGCTGGATTACCGGGCCAGCCGGGGTCTGGAGAAAGCGCAGGTCAGAAGCCTGGCGCAGGCACAGTGGCTGAAACAGCATCAGAATCTGCTGCTGACGGGAGCGACCGGCAGCGGGAAAACGTATTTTGCCTGTGCATTGGGACGGCATTACTGCCGTCAGGGTTATACGGTGTATTACTACCGGGTGAAAGGGTTGCTGGCCCTGTGCTACCAGAGTCATGGTGATGGCAGTTATCCGCGGTTGTTGAGCAAACTGAGTCGCAGTCAGTTGCTTATCCTGGATGACTGGGGACTGGAGAGTCTGAGCGCCGACCAGCGCAGTGATTTACTGGAGATAGTGGATCAGCTGTATCAACGGGGTTCGGTGTTGTTGATAAGCCAGTTACCGATAGAAAAATGGCACCAAATGATAGGGGATGCGACCCATGCGGATGCCATCCTGGACAGGCTGGTTCACGGGAGTATCAAAGTCGAATTGAAGGGCGAATCGATGCGTAAACAAGGTGCAACCTTGACAGATGGAGATCAGTCCATATAG
- the istA gene encoding IS21 family transposase: MPTPTITMRKLKEILRLKYGAGLSHRQIARSLVISPSVVSRYANRAAQLGLVQWPLPPHWDDATLKRAFLNTRVQLRKHTLPDWAEVHKALAAKTVTLQLLWEEYTQRHPGGHYSYNHYCRLYKAWAKTTAPSMRQPHQAGEKLFIDYCGPTLPVINPDTGEARKAQVFVATLGASSYTYAEATWSQTLEDWVMSHVRCFQYLGGTPALVVPDNLKSSTARACRYDPDINPTYQQMLAHYQVAVMPARPAKPRDKAKVESAVQVVERWIMGKLRHETFFSLASLNQRIAQLLAGLNQKPMQKLNASRRTLFEQLDKPALNPLPRQPYLYTQVKKVRVHPDYHVEVEKHYYSVPYQLLRTVLEAHVSREQVTLYHQGTVVAVHPRRHQCGYSTQEKHMPPAHQHHAQWTPERLLEWATLAGEHVKTYVTHILATRQHPEQGYRYVLGVMGLHKSYGYERLNNACHRALAMGIYRLKGLKSILDKGLDKQPVPARHTVDPLADLEHTNVRGSHYYH, from the coding sequence ATGCCAACACCGACTATCACTATGAGAAAACTGAAAGAAATACTGCGCCTAAAATACGGTGCCGGACTCAGCCACCGCCAGATTGCGCGCAGCCTGGTTATCTCGCCTTCCGTCGTTTCACGCTATGCCAACCGGGCCGCTCAGCTGGGGCTGGTTCAATGGCCGTTACCCCCACACTGGGATGATGCGACGCTCAAACGGGCCTTCTTAAACACTCGGGTTCAGCTCAGAAAGCACACCCTGCCGGATTGGGCTGAAGTGCACAAAGCGCTGGCGGCTAAAACCGTGACGCTGCAACTCCTGTGGGAAGAGTATACCCAACGCCATCCGGGCGGGCATTACAGCTATAACCACTACTGTCGCTTGTATAAAGCCTGGGCGAAAACCACCGCGCCCTCTATGCGTCAGCCGCATCAGGCCGGTGAGAAATTATTTATCGATTACTGCGGTCCCACGCTGCCGGTCATTAACCCGGACACCGGCGAAGCCCGTAAGGCTCAGGTCTTTGTCGCCACCCTCGGGGCATCCAGTTATACCTATGCGGAAGCCACCTGGAGCCAGACGCTGGAAGACTGGGTCATGAGCCATGTCCGTTGTTTTCAGTATTTGGGCGGGACGCCTGCCCTGGTCGTGCCGGACAACCTGAAAAGCAGTACCGCCCGGGCCTGCCGTTATGATCCGGATATCAATCCGACTTACCAGCAGATGCTGGCGCACTATCAGGTGGCGGTGATGCCCGCCCGCCCCGCCAAACCCCGGGACAAGGCCAAAGTGGAATCGGCCGTGCAGGTGGTTGAACGCTGGATCATGGGGAAACTCCGCCATGAAACCTTCTTCAGCCTGGCGTCTCTCAACCAGCGTATCGCACAATTATTGGCAGGACTGAATCAGAAACCGATGCAAAAGCTCAACGCGTCCCGCAGGACGTTGTTTGAACAACTGGATAAACCGGCGCTCAACCCGTTACCCCGGCAGCCTTATCTTTATACCCAGGTGAAAAAGGTTCGGGTTCACCCCGACTATCATGTGGAAGTGGAAAAACATTATTACTCCGTACCTTATCAACTGCTGAGAACCGTATTAGAAGCCCATGTCAGCCGTGAACAGGTGACTCTGTACCACCAGGGGACTGTCGTGGCGGTGCATCCCCGGCGACATCAATGTGGCTACAGTACCCAGGAGAAGCACATGCCGCCCGCCCATCAGCATCATGCCCAATGGACGCCGGAACGCTTACTCGAATGGGCCACCCTGGCCGGAGAACATGTCAAAACCTACGTGACGCATATCCTGGCCACCCGTCAGCATCCCGAGCAGGGGTATCGTTATGTGCTCGGCGTGATGGGACTGCATAAAAGCTATGGCTATGAACGTCTTAACAACGCCTGCCACCGAGCTCTGGCGATGGGGATTTACCGGTTGAAAGGCCTGAAATCCATCCTTGATAAAGGGCTGGATAAACAACCGGTTCCCGCTCGCCATACCGTTGATCCGCTGGCTGACCTTGAGCACACTAACGTGCGCGGCAGTCATTATTACCATTAA
- the tnpB gene encoding IS66 family insertion sequence element accessory protein TnpB (TnpB, as the term is used for proteins encoded by IS66 family insertion elements, is considered an accessory protein, since TnpC, encoded by a neighboring gene, is a DDE family transposase.): MSILPAGTRIWIVAGVTDMRNGFNGLASKVQNALKDNPFSGQVFIFRGRRGDMLKVLWADADGLCLFTKRLERGRFVWPVTREGKVHLTPAQLSMLLEGINWKHPQRMERSGLRI; the protein is encoded by the coding sequence ATGAGCATATTGCCAGCAGGCACGCGTATCTGGATCGTGGCAGGGGTCACTGATATGCGCAACGGGTTCAACGGTCTGGCCTCAAAGGTGCAAAACGCACTGAAAGATAATCCGTTCTCCGGGCAGGTCTTCATCTTCCGTGGTCGCCGGGGGGATATGCTTAAGGTACTGTGGGCTGATGCCGATGGGTTGTGCCTGTTTACCAAACGGCTTGAGCGTGGACGCTTCGTCTGGCCGGTGACCCGTGAGGGTAAAGTTCATCTGACTCCCGCCCAACTGTCCATGCTGCTTGAAGGCATAAACTGGAAACATCCGCAGCGGATGGAACGATCTGGTCTACGGATATAA
- a CDS encoding DUF1349 domain-containing protein — protein MNLQQCQWLNEPNSWQSQEGELHVTTDNKTDFWRDTWYGFQRHSGHVFGGYVDDFQLEGGFTVQFCIEGQFEQLYDQAGIMVLVDEQHWLKAGVEHSDGQATIGSVLTNGCSDWAMGLFPGNPDKFWLRLTYGDGAIRLQYSIDGVTWPLLRLSPFVVSDRQRIFVGAMCCSPEREGLQVKFSDFRLTSSLKKHLHDLS, from the coding sequence ATGAACTTGCAGCAATGTCAGTGGCTGAATGAACCTAATTCATGGCAGAGCCAAGAAGGTGAGCTTCATGTCACGACGGATAATAAAACCGATTTCTGGCGTGATACTTGGTATGGTTTTCAGCGTCATAGCGGCCATGTCTTTGGTGGCTATGTTGATGATTTTCAGCTTGAGGGCGGTTTCACCGTTCAGTTTTGCATCGAAGGCCAGTTTGAGCAGTTATACGATCAGGCTGGCATTATGGTGCTGGTGGATGAGCAACACTGGCTAAAAGCAGGCGTTGAACATTCTGACGGGCAGGCGACCATTGGCAGTGTCTTGACTAATGGCTGTTCTGATTGGGCAATGGGACTTTTTCCGGGCAATCCTGATAAGTTCTGGCTGCGGCTGACTTATGGCGATGGGGCTATACGGTTGCAATATTCCATTGATGGTGTGACATGGCCGTTATTGAGATTATCTCCTTTTGTGGTTAGCGATCGGCAGCGTATTTTTGTCGGGGCTATGTGCTGTTCACCGGAACGTGAAGGATTGCAGGTGAAATTCTCTGATTTCAGGCTAACGTCATCATTGAAAAAACACCTGCATGACCTGAGCTAG
- a CDS encoding MFS transporter has translation MATRISFFIAGFSIASWAPLIPLVKERLGLSDGSMGLLILVFGIGSFIMMPIAGMLATRFGCRKVFTFFALLAILLLPGLSVFSTPLTLACALFVFGAGIGATDVVINIHAVNIEKRVHQPIMSGFHALFSLGGIAGAGMVSLLLFMGVPPFLVTVAVALFVILLLLPAWNGLLENTETEDTPFFALPRGIVILIGSLCFVVYLMEGSMLDWSGILLSSVHNMNSHQAGFGYTLFAITMTCGRLLGDKIIAVCGYRRVFLGSAILATLGFVLIYLASGPLQLAISFLMIGAGLSNLAPMFFTASGQQNVMPDALAVSAVSTMGYSGILLGPAIIGGLAHQVTLHGAFACIALLSLSLLAGYGLVNPAKK, from the coding sequence ATGGCAACACGGATTTCGTTTTTTATTGCCGGATTCAGTATTGCGAGTTGGGCACCTTTAATCCCCTTGGTGAAGGAACGTCTGGGGTTGAGCGATGGTTCAATGGGGTTGTTGATATTGGTATTTGGTATCGGTTCTTTCATTATGATGCCGATAGCAGGCATGCTGGCGACCCGTTTTGGTTGTCGGAAGGTTTTTACCTTCTTTGCCTTGTTGGCTATTTTGCTATTACCGGGACTGAGTGTGTTTTCAACGCCACTGACACTGGCTTGTGCCTTGTTTGTATTCGGTGCCGGCATTGGCGCGACTGATGTGGTGATCAATATTCACGCGGTCAATATTGAGAAAAGGGTACACCAGCCGATTATGTCGGGTTTCCATGCGTTGTTCAGTTTAGGTGGCATTGCCGGTGCAGGTATGGTCAGCTTACTGCTGTTTATGGGGGTTCCGCCCTTTCTGGTCACCGTTGCCGTGGCGTTGTTCGTTATCCTGTTATTGCTGCCTGCGTGGAATGGATTATTGGAGAATACTGAAACCGAAGATACGCCATTTTTTGCCTTACCCCGCGGCATTGTTATTTTGATCGGTTCCCTCTGTTTTGTTGTTTACCTGATGGAAGGCTCCATGCTGGATTGGAGCGGGATCTTGTTAAGCAGTGTACATAACATGAATAGTCATCAGGCCGGTTTCGGTTACACCCTTTTTGCCATTACCATGACATGCGGTCGATTGTTGGGTGATAAAATCATCGCTGTATGTGGATATCGGCGGGTGTTTTTGGGAAGCGCAATTCTGGCGACATTGGGTTTTGTGCTGATCTATCTGGCATCGGGCCCGTTGCAGTTGGCTATTTCTTTTCTGATGATTGGAGCAGGGCTATCTAATTTGGCGCCGATGTTTTTTACTGCTTCCGGGCAACAGAACGTCATGCCTGACGCATTAGCTGTCTCTGCCGTTTCGACAATGGGATATTCGGGTATTCTGCTTGGTCCGGCAATTATTGGCGGTTTGGCTCATCAGGTCACCCTGCATGGTGCTTTTGCCTGTATTGCTTTACTTTCTCTTTCATTGTTAGCGGGATATGGTCTGGTTAATCCCGCTAAAAAATAA
- a CDS encoding HAD family hydrolase: protein MNRWNVIFDIDGVIVDSEQLHFDVLLDVLDEKAPNLITTDIQPQQLIGLSLSETLEQVGYPTSMQQDITERIIARYQEKLSKQYLRPGIAGLIRALQQNGTHFGFVSTAPRDVCLANLSLLDLCEPPALISGDAVERTKPFPDPYLAMLKLKAMDVHQTLVIEDTDLGISAAKLAGIPQVYAWPHALSMAEQYGQATGVIVTLADIPQFAGISLHPM from the coding sequence ATGAATAGATGGAATGTTATTTTTGATATCGACGGCGTTATTGTTGATAGTGAACAACTGCATTTTGACGTATTGCTTGATGTATTAGATGAAAAAGCACCAAATTTAATCACGACGGATATCCAGCCACAACAATTGATAGGATTAAGTTTATCGGAAACCCTGGAGCAGGTTGGGTATCCAACATCAATGCAGCAAGATATTACGGAAAGGATCATTGCGCGTTATCAGGAAAAGTTGTCAAAACAGTATCTGCGTCCGGGGATCGCCGGCCTGATTAGGGCGTTACAACAAAATGGCACGCATTTTGGCTTTGTTTCTACCGCACCGCGTGATGTGTGTTTAGCAAACCTGAGTTTACTGGATTTGTGTGAGCCACCTGCCCTGATTTCTGGTGACGCTGTGGAAAGGACCAAACCTTTTCCTGATCCCTATCTGGCTATGCTAAAGCTGAAAGCAATGGATGTTCATCAAACACTCGTCATTGAAGATACTGACTTAGGAATTTCGGCGGCAAAACTGGCGGGGATTCCACAGGTATATGCCTGGCCTCATGCCTTGTCAATGGCAGAGCAATACGGGCAGGCAACCGGTGTCATTGTGACGTTAGCGGATATTCCTCAGTTTGCAGGGATAAGTCTCCATCCAATGTGA
- a CDS encoding zinc-dependent alcohol dehydrogenase, giving the protein MLALKYHQAWNVQIQQVEPLSCIEADDVVVDIAVCGICGTDVGIITDSYPVAVSGTTLGHETTGVVAQIGKGVTQFQVGDRVVINPTYSCGHCRMCQTGNPNHCEKKMGTEAGVSYDGAFAGQYLAKENLLIKLDDHVSMEEASLTEPLSCTLTGVDKLAITHTNIRAAVAGAGPMGMLYIWALHERGVKAFMVEKNENRMRFAKNNLPPECQLYSDFDEALIQEYGDKATLLDLCVDTTGQLTEYIFDHLAPGGKLLNVALKDKHASLDIMKIADKSFSVIGSIDSLNNSFERAYAMIRDGIIPAGRLISHVFDFKDYQQAFLTVGCDIAAKMQVPLIAPNCKVLIRISDLK; this is encoded by the coding sequence ATGTTAGCGCTTAAATACCATCAGGCATGGAATGTCCAGATCCAACAAGTTGAACCGTTATCTTGTATTGAAGCTGATGACGTTGTTGTTGATATTGCGGTGTGTGGCATTTGTGGCACAGATGTGGGCATTATAACTGACTCTTATCCGGTTGCTGTATCGGGAACGACATTGGGTCATGAGACTACGGGTGTAGTGGCTCAAATTGGCAAAGGTGTGACTCAGTTTCAAGTTGGGGATCGTGTTGTCATCAACCCGACATACTCTTGCGGGCATTGCCGGATGTGCCAAACAGGCAACCCTAATCATTGCGAGAAAAAAATGGGGACGGAAGCCGGGGTTTCCTACGATGGTGCGTTTGCGGGTCAATATCTGGCAAAAGAAAATCTGCTTATCAAGTTGGATGACCATGTCAGTATGGAAGAAGCTTCGTTGACTGAACCGTTGAGTTGTACATTGACCGGGGTGGATAAACTGGCAATTACCCACACAAATATTCGGGCGGCAGTGGCGGGGGCGGGTCCCATGGGTATGTTGTATATCTGGGCACTGCATGAACGGGGCGTTAAAGCCTTTATGGTTGAGAAAAATGAAAACCGAATGCGGTTTGCCAAAAATAATTTGCCGCCGGAATGTCAGTTATATTCCGATTTTGATGAAGCATTGATTCAGGAATATGGCGATAAGGCAACATTGCTTGATTTATGCGTGGATACAACAGGGCAATTGACTGAATATATTTTTGACCATCTGGCACCGGGTGGAAAGTTACTGAATGTAGCCCTGAAAGATAAACATGCCAGCTTAGATATTATGAAGATTGCCGATAAAAGCTTCTCTGTCATTGGCTCTATTGACTCTTTGAACAATAGCTTTGAGCGGGCTTATGCCATGATCCGTGATGGCATCATTCCTGCGGGTCGCTTGATTAGCCATGTCTTTGATTTTAAAGATTACCAACAAGCTTTTCTCACTGTGGGTTGTGATATTGCGGCAAAAATGCAAGTTCCTCTCATTGCGCCAAATTGCAAAGTACTGATACGTATTTCTGACCTAAAATGA
- a CDS encoding aspartate aminotransferase family protein, which produces MGNKNHLEDTLSRFVGQGPYLVIDGEKYIDAASGTFNLPLGYTNQRIAEKLKQQIDRCTHLSSAYTHEMSQYILSKLVKHTPKGIDHIWLRDVSGSGAVECAIRIAQKATGRSGIISFFLAHHGQSLATAQISGNAFRIKDFHINIDGSIKIPAPTSVLAESESQSERVPFVDLEQFIQLGSSDNIACLIIEPIQGNGGNNVFPVEFYRKIRDICHQHGIIIIADEVQTGFGRTGTFFASTGYAKDLEPDIIVFAKGAGGIGIPTGGVLMRHSLDVLESFEHSSTSGANPLSLVALNEVIDIIEDDHVLENVQQNEGYLRDGLLKLQHKYPEITGVRGVGYMYGFDTPSPEFAARAIATASRHHLILRGSRYGKGKTIKVRPPLICTLAHLDEILYKLDLTFAELTVTSPVYREIA; this is translated from the coding sequence ATGGGAAATAAAAACCATCTAGAAGACACACTTTCTCGTTTTGTTGGTCAAGGTCCTTATCTGGTCATTGATGGCGAAAAATATATTGATGCGGCATCAGGAACATTTAATTTGCCACTTGGGTATACAAATCAAAGAATTGCAGAAAAACTCAAACAGCAAATTGATAGATGTACACATTTGAGTTCAGCTTATACGCATGAAATGTCGCAGTATATTTTGAGTAAACTCGTGAAGCATACACCAAAAGGAATAGATCATATTTGGTTGAGAGATGTGTCTGGCTCTGGGGCGGTTGAATGTGCCATCCGGATAGCGCAAAAAGCCACGGGTCGTTCCGGTATTATTTCATTTTTCCTTGCTCATCACGGGCAATCCCTCGCGACAGCACAGATTTCTGGTAATGCGTTCAGAATAAAAGATTTCCATATCAACATTGATGGTTCGATAAAAATTCCAGCACCGACCAGTGTCTTGGCCGAATCAGAATCACAGTCGGAAAGAGTGCCGTTTGTCGATCTGGAACAGTTTATTCAATTAGGCTCCAGTGACAATATCGCATGTCTGATTATTGAACCGATTCAGGGGAATGGGGGCAACAACGTTTTTCCGGTAGAGTTCTACCGCAAGATCAGGGATATCTGTCATCAGCATGGGATTATCATCATTGCGGATGAAGTACAGACCGGTTTTGGTCGCACAGGAACCTTCTTCGCCTCAACGGGTTATGCTAAGGATTTAGAGCCGGACATTATTGTGTTCGCCAAAGGTGCGGGAGGTATTGGGATCCCGACCGGCGGTGTGTTGATGCGTCATTCACTGGATGTGTTGGAATCGTTTGAACATTCCAGTACTTCGGGTGCCAATCCCCTTTCTTTAGTCGCCCTCAACGAAGTCATTGATATTATTGAAGATGACCATGTTCTGGAAAATGTACAGCAAAATGAAGGTTATTTGCGTGATGGATTGCTGAAGTTACAGCATAAATATCCGGAAATCACCGGAGTCAGGGGAGTGGGATATATGTATGGTTTTGATACGCCCTCGCCTGAGTTTGCAGCCCGGGCGATTGCCACTGCCAGTCGCCACCATTTGATTTTACGTGGTTCCCGCTATGGAAAAGGAAAAACAATTAAAGTTCGCCCACCGCTGATTTGTACACTGGCTCATCTGGACGAAATTTTATACAAACTGGATCTGACTTTTGCAGAATTAACGGTTACTTCACCAGTATATAGGGAGATTGCGTAA
- the malT gene encoding HTH-type transcriptional regulator MalT, with translation MLIPSKLSRPLRLSNMVMRERLLEKLSETQNYRLVLITSPAGYGKTTLMSQWAASQDNLGWYSLDDSDNQPERFASYLIAAIQQATQGFCLKSEVLAQKHQYANLSALFAQLFIELSEWQQPIFMVIDDYHLIVNGLIHEAMRFFLRHQPENLTLVILSRHLPSLGVANLRVREQLLELDSQHLAFDYQETQQFFAKRLANPLDADNCRQLCNDVAGWATALQLIALSARQSGNTAEILAKRLSGINASHLADYLVDEVLNRVDQATREFLLHSSILRSMNDGLIVCLTGEENGQQRLEDIERQGLFIQRMDDSGEWFCFHPLFASFLRQRCKWEMAMKLPELHRAAVKGWLMQGFPGEAIHHALAAGDSVLLRDILLQHAWELFNHSKLSLLEECMNALPYEQLLENPRLVLLQAWLAQSQHRHYEVNALLNQAEQSLQQKQIAIEPELLGEFDALRAQVAINDGRPDDAEALAEKALMTLLPDNQYGRIVAMSVKGEVLHCNGQLASALALMKQTEQLARFCHVYHYALWALLQQSEILLAQGYLQAAYDTQAHAFDLIREQHLEQLPMHEFLLRIRSQLLWCWARIDESEEAARCGLEVLSNFQPQQQLQCLTQLAKCSLVRGDIDNTRRHLSRCENLLNNGNYHCDWRTNTDKLRVIIWQGLEDRHSVAQWLLQAERPESFCNHFNQNQWRNIARAQILLGQYEEAEPILDKLTEYARELSLISDLNRNLLLCNLLYWQLGRKAEAQDVLMEALRLANRTGFISHFVIEGELMALQLRQLIQLNILPEMEQLRAQRILREINRQHRHKFAHFDEVFVEQLITHPDVPELIRNSPLTQREWQVLGLIYSGYSNDQIAAELEVAVTTIKTHIRNLYQKMGITHRKEAIQQAQSLMQMMGLGV, from the coding sequence ATGCTTATTCCATCGAAACTCAGTCGCCCCCTTCGCCTGAGTAATATGGTCATGCGAGAGCGCTTGCTGGAAAAACTCAGTGAAACACAGAATTATCGACTTGTTCTGATAACCAGCCCTGCCGGATATGGCAAAACCACCCTAATGTCACAGTGGGCTGCCAGTCAGGATAATTTAGGCTGGTATTCTCTGGATGACAGTGATAATCAGCCTGAACGTTTTGCCAGCTATTTGATCGCCGCCATTCAGCAAGCAACTCAGGGGTTTTGTCTGAAAAGTGAGGTTTTGGCTCAAAAGCATCAATATGCCAATTTATCGGCTTTGTTCGCTCAACTGTTCATTGAACTGAGTGAATGGCAACAACCTATTTTTATGGTGATCGATGATTATCATCTGATAGTCAATGGCCTTATCCATGAAGCAATGCGTTTTTTTCTCCGTCATCAGCCAGAAAATTTAACGCTGGTGATTTTATCACGCCATCTGCCATCGCTAGGGGTGGCGAATCTACGCGTGCGCGAACAGTTATTAGAGCTTGATAGCCAGCATCTTGCATTTGATTATCAGGAGACACAGCAGTTTTTTGCCAAACGGTTAGCAAATCCACTGGATGCCGATAATTGCAGACAGTTATGCAATGATGTCGCTGGGTGGGCAACGGCATTGCAGCTTATTGCGCTTTCAGCCCGCCAGTCAGGCAATACGGCTGAAATATTGGCCAAGCGCCTTTCGGGGATTAATGCCAGCCATTTGGCGGATTATCTTGTCGATGAAGTTTTAAATCGTGTCGATCAGGCGACCCGGGAGTTTTTGCTGCACAGTTCGATTCTGCGTTCTATGAATGATGGGTTGATTGTTTGTCTGACAGGGGAAGAAAACGGTCAGCAACGGCTGGAAGATATTGAACGGCAGGGGCTGTTTATCCAGAGGATGGATGATTCAGGAGAATGGTTCTGTTTCCATCCTTTGTTTGCATCATTTTTGCGTCAACGCTGCAAATGGGAAATGGCAATGAAATTACCTGAATTGCACCGGGCGGCAGTTAAAGGATGGCTGATGCAAGGGTTCCCAGGGGAGGCTATTCACCATGCCCTTGCTGCCGGAGATTCCGTGTTGTTGAGAGATATTTTGCTGCAACATGCCTGGGAACTGTTCAATCACAGCAAACTGTCTTTGCTGGAAGAGTGCATGAATGCCTTGCCCTATGAGCAACTGTTGGAAAACCCCCGTCTGGTCTTGTTGCAAGCATGGTTGGCACAGAGTCAGCATCGTCACTATGAGGTGAATGCGCTACTGAACCAAGCTGAGCAATCGTTGCAGCAAAAACAGATAGCGATTGAGCCGGAATTATTGGGCGAATTTGATGCTCTGCGAGCTCAGGTGGCCATCAATGATGGCCGGCCAGACGATGCAGAAGCTTTGGCTGAGAAGGCACTAATGACTTTGCTGCCTGATAATCAATATGGCCGTATTGTGGCAATGTCGGTGAAGGGAGAAGTATTGCATTGTAATGGGCAACTGGCGAGTGCACTGGCTCTGATGAAGCAGACGGAACAGCTTGCCCGGTTTTGCCATGTTTATCACTATGCTTTATGGGCTTTGTTGCAGCAAAGTGAGATTTTGCTGGCGCAAGGTTATTTACAGGCAGCTTATGATACTCAGGCTCATGCGTTTGATTTAATACGCGAACAGCATCTGGAACAGCTGCCGATGCACGAATTTCTGTTGAGGATCCGTTCTCAGCTTTTGTGGTGCTGGGCGCGTATTGATGAATCTGAAGAGGCAGCACGCTGTGGTCTGGAAGTGCTGTCAAATTTCCAGCCACAACAGCAATTGCAATGCCTGACTCAATTGGCGAAGTGTTCTTTGGTTCGCGGGGATATTGATAATACGCGCCGTCACTTATCCCGTTGTGAGAATTTGTTGAACAATGGAAATTATCATTGTGATTGGCGCACAAATACCGATAAATTGCGCGTCATCATCTGGCAGGGGCTGGAGGATCGTCACTCGGTGGCTCAGTGGCTGTTACAGGCTGAACGGCCAGAAAGTTTCTGCAACCACTTCAATCAAAATCAGTGGCGCAATATTGCCCGTGCTCAGATTTTGTTGGGTCAGTATGAGGAAGCTGAACCTATATTGGATAAGCTCACTGAATATGCAAGAGAGTTGTCGTTGATCAGTGACTTAAACCGTAATCTTTTGTTGTGCAACCTGCTGTACTGGCAGCTTGGGCGTAAAGCAGAGGCTCAGGATGTCTTAATGGAAGCTTTGCGTTTAGCTAATCGCACGGGGTTCATCAGCCATTTTGTGATTGAAGGGGAATTAATGGCTTTGCAACTGCGCCAGCTTATTCAACTCAACATTTTGCCTGAAATGGAACAACTTCGCGCGCAGCGTATCCTGCGGGAAATCAACCGTCAGCATCGACATAAATTTGCCCATTTTGATGAGGTCTTTGTCGAGCAATTAATTACGCATCCCGATGTGCCGGAGCTTATCCGCAATAGCCCTTTGACTCAGCGTGAATGGCAGGTATTGGGCTTGATTTATTCCGGTTATAGCAATGATCAAATAGCGGCAGAACTGGAAGTCGCGGTGACGACAATTAAAACCCATATACGAAACTTATACCAAAAAATGGGGATTACGCACCGGAAGGAAGCTATTCAGCAGGCCCAGAGTCTGATGCAAATGATGGGATTGGGCGTTTAA